Proteins found in one Quercus robur chromosome 2, dhQueRobu3.1, whole genome shotgun sequence genomic segment:
- the LOC126713035 gene encoding extensin-like isoform X9, giving the protein MGKMRSSMASLMLTVLVAIVSLSLPSETNANYPYASPPPPPYHYTSPPPPPYHPAPHYPPHFPPHHPVHSPPPPVPVKPVHPPHHPPHHPHYPPHLPPHHPPPKKPYKYFSPPPPVKPHYPPHYPPHHPVHPPHYPPHHPVHPPHHPVHPPHYPPHIPPHHPPTPVYKYKSPPPPPAHPVLPPYKYKSPPPPPPVYKYKSPPPPPPHPVLPPYKYKSPPPPPPVYKYKSPPPPSPHPKPVYKYKSPPPPPPVYKYKSPPPPPPHPKPVYKYKSPPPPPPHPKPVYKYKSPPPPPPVYKYKSPPPPPPHPVLPPYKYKSPPPPPPHPVLPPYYYKSPPPPPPHPKPVYKYKSPPPPPPHPVLPPYKYKSPPPPPPVYKYKSPPPPPPHPQPHPYPHPHPHPHPHPHPKPVYKYKSPPPPPPVYKYKSPPPPPPHPHPHPLPHPHPHPHPHPLPHPHPHPHPHPVPHPTLPPYAYKSPPPPPPVYKYKSPPPPPPHYIYSSPPPPHY; this is encoded by the exons ATGGGGAAAATGAGGTCCTCAATGGCCTCTCTCATGCTCACTGTCTTAGTAGCAATAGTCTCACTTAGCTTGCCATCAGAAACCAACGCAAACTACCCATATGCctctcctccaccacctccttacCACTAcacatcaccaccaccacctccttaCCACCCAGCACCACACTACCCACCACACTTTCCACCCCACCACCCAGTGCACTCTCCTCCTCCACCAGTACCAGTGAAGCCAGTGCATCCACCACACCACCCACCACACCACCCACATTATCCACCACACCTTCCACCCCACCACCCACCACCCAAGAAGCCCTACAAGTACTTCTCTCCTCCACCACCTGTTAAACCACACTATCCTCCTCATTATCCACCACACCACCCAGTGCACCCACCACATTACCCACCACACCACCCAGTGCATCCACCACACCACCCAGTGCACCCACCACATTACCCACCACATATCCCACCACATCACCCACCTACTCCAGTTTACAAGTACaagtctcctcctccaccaccagCACACCCCGTACTCCCACCATATAAGTACAagtctcctcctccacctcctcctGTTTACAAGTACAAGTCTCCTCCACCACCCCCACCACACCCAGTACTCCCACCATATAAGTACAagtctcctcctcctcctcctcctgtTTATAAGTACAAGTCTCCTCCACCACCCTCACCACACCCAAAACCAGTTTACAAATACAagtctcctcctccacctcctcctGTTTACAAGTACAAGTCTCCTCCCCCACCCCCACCACACCCAAAACCAGTTTACAAATACAAGTCTCCTCCCCCACCCCCACCACACCCAAAACCAGTTTACAAGTACAagtctcctcctccacctcctc CAGTTTACAAGTACAAGTCTCCTCCACCACCCCCACCACACCCAGTACTCCCACCATATAAGTACAagtctcctcctccac CCCCACCACACCCAGTACTCCCACCATATTACTACAAGTCTCCTCCCCCACCCCCACCACACCCAAAACCAGTTTACAAGTACAAGTCTCCTCCACCACCCCCACCACACCCAGTACTCCCACCATATAAGTACAagtctcctcctcctccaccaccagTTTACAAGTACAAGTCTCCTCCACCACCCCcaccacacccacaaccacacCCCTAccctcaccctcaccctcacccacacccacacccacacccaaaACCAGTTTACAAGTACAAGTcccctcctccaccaccaccagttTACAAATACAAGTCTCCTCCACCACCCccaccacacccacacccacacccattaccacacccacacccacacccacacccacacccattACCACACCCACatccacacccacacccacacccagtTCCCCACCCAACACTCCCACCATACGCATATAagtctcctcctccacctcctccagTCTACAAGTACAAGTccccacctccaccaccaccacactaCATCTACTCATCACCCCCTCCTCCTCACTACTAG
- the LOC126713035 gene encoding extensin-like isoform X32, translating into MGKMRSSMASLMLTVLVAIVSLSLPSETNANYPYASPPPPPYHYTSPPPPPYHPAPHYPPHFPPHHPVHSPPPPVPVKPVHPPHHPPHHPHYPPHLPPHHPPPKKPYKYFSPPPPVKPHYPPHYPPHHPVHPPHYPPHHPVHPPHHPVHPPHYPPHIPPHHPPTPVYKYKSPPPPPAHPVLPPYKYKSPPPPPPVYKYKSPPPPPPHPVLPPYKYKSPPPPPPVYKYKSPPPPPPHPKPVYKYKSPPPPPPHPVLPPYKYKSPPPPPPVYKYKSPPPPPPHPVLPPYYYKSPPPPPPHPKPVYKYKSPPPPPPHPVLPPYKYKSPPPPPPVYKYKSPPPPPPHPQPHPYPHPHPHPHPHPHPKPVYKYKSPPPPPPVYKYKSPPPPPPHPHPHPLPHPHPHPHPHPLPHPHPHPHPHPVPHPTLPPYAYKSPPPPPPVYKYKSPPPPPPHYIYSSPPPPHY; encoded by the exons ATGGGGAAAATGAGGTCCTCAATGGCCTCTCTCATGCTCACTGTCTTAGTAGCAATAGTCTCACTTAGCTTGCCATCAGAAACCAACGCAAACTACCCATATGCctctcctccaccacctccttacCACTAcacatcaccaccaccacctccttaCCACCCAGCACCACACTACCCACCACACTTTCCACCCCACCACCCAGTGCACTCTCCTCCTCCACCAGTACCAGTGAAGCCAGTGCATCCACCACACCACCCACCACACCACCCACATTATCCACCACACCTTCCACCCCACCACCCACCACCCAAGAAGCCCTACAAGTACTTCTCTCCTCCACCACCTGTTAAACCACACTATCCTCCTCATTATCCACCACACCACCCAGTGCACCCACCACATTACCCACCACACCACCCAGTGCATCCACCACACCACCCAGTGCACCCACCACATTACCCACCACATATCCCACCACATCACCCACCTACTCCAGTTTACAAGTACaagtctcctcctccaccaccagCACACCCCGTACTCCCACCATATAAGTACAagtctcctcctccacctcctcctGTTTACAAGTACAAGTCTCCTCCACCACCCCCACCACACCCAGTACTCCCACCATATAAGTACAagtctcctcctcctc ctcctcctGTTTACAAGTACAAGTCTCCTCCCCCACCCCCACCACACCCAAAACCAGTTTACAAGTACAAGTCTCCTCCACCACCCCCACCACACCCAGTACTCCCACCATATAAGTACAagtctcctcctccacctcctcctGTTTACAAGTACAAGTCTCCTCCACCACCCCCACCACACCCAGTACTCCCACCATATTACTACAAGTCTCCTCCCCCACCCCCACCACACCCAAAACCAGTTTACAAGTACAAGTCTCCTCCACCACCCCCACCACACCCAGTACTCCCACCATATAAGTACAagtctcctcctcctccaccaccagTTTACAAGTACAAGTCTCCTCCACCACCCCcaccacacccacaaccacacCCCTAccctcaccctcaccctcacccacacccacacccacacccaaaACCAGTTTACAAGTACAAGTcccctcctccaccaccaccagttTACAAATACAAGTCTCCTCCACCACCCccaccacacccacacccacacccattaccacacccacacccacacccacacccacacccattACCACACCCACatccacacccacacccacacccagtTCCCCACCCAACACTCCCACCATACGCATATAagtctcctcctccacctcctccagTCTACAAGTACAAGTccccacctccaccaccaccacactaCATCTACTCATCACCCCCTCCTCCTCACTACTAG
- the LOC126713035 gene encoding extensin-like isoform X8: protein MGKMRSSMASLMLTVLVAIVSLSLPSETNANYPYASPPPPPYHYTSPPPPPYHPAPHYPPHFPPHHPVHSPPPPVPVKPVHPPHHPPHHPHYPPHLPPHHPPPKKPYKYFSPPPPVKPHYPPHYPPHHPVHPPHYPPHHPVHPPHHPVHPPHYPPHIPPHHPPTPVYKYKSPPPPPAHPVLPPYKYKSPPPPPPVYKYKSPPPPPPHPVLPPYKYKSPPPPPPVYKYKSPPPPPPHPKPVYKYKSPPPPPPHPKPVYKYKSPPPPPPVYKYKSPPPPPPHPKPVYKYKSPPPPPPHPVLPPYKYKSPPPPPPVYKYKSPPPPPPHPVLPPYYYKSPPPPPPHPKPVYKYKSPPPPPPHPVLPPYKYKSPPPPPPVYKYKSPPPPPPHPQPHPYPHPHPHPHPHPHPKPVYKYKSPPPPPPVYKYKSPPPPPPHPHPHPLPHPHPHPHPHPLPHPHPHPHPHPVPHPTLPPYAYKSPPPPPPVYKYKSPPPPPPHYIYSSPPPPHY, encoded by the exons ATGGGGAAAATGAGGTCCTCAATGGCCTCTCTCATGCTCACTGTCTTAGTAGCAATAGTCTCACTTAGCTTGCCATCAGAAACCAACGCAAACTACCCATATGCctctcctccaccacctccttacCACTAcacatcaccaccaccacctccttaCCACCCAGCACCACACTACCCACCACACTTTCCACCCCACCACCCAGTGCACTCTCCTCCTCCACCAGTACCAGTGAAGCCAGTGCATCCACCACACCACCCACCACACCACCCACATTATCCACCACACCTTCCACCCCACCACCCACCACCCAAGAAGCCCTACAAGTACTTCTCTCCTCCACCACCTGTTAAACCACACTATCCTCCTCATTATCCACCACACCACCCAGTGCACCCACCACATTACCCACCACACCACCCAGTGCATCCACCACACCACCCAGTGCACCCACCACATTACCCACCACATATCCCACCACATCACCCACCTACTCCAGTTTACAAGTACaagtctcctcctccaccaccagCACACCCCGTACTCCCACCATATAAGTACAagtctcctcctccacctcctcctGTTTACAAGTACAAGTCTCCTCCACCACCCCCACCACACCCAGTACTCCCACCATATAAGTACAagtctcctcctcctc ctcctcctGTTTACAAGTACAAGTCTCCTCCCCCACCCCCACCACACCCAAAACCAGTTTACAAATACAAGTCTCCTCCCCCACCCCCACCACACCCAAAACCAGTTTACAAGTACAagtctcctcctccacctcctcctGTTTACAAGTACAAGTCTCCTCCCCCACCCCCACCACACCCAAAACCAGTTTACAAGTACAAGTCTCCTCCACCACCCCCACCACACCCAGTACTCCCACCATATAAGTACAagtctcctcctccacctcctcctGTTTACAAGTACAAGTCTCCTCCACCACCCCCACCACACCCAGTACTCCCACCATATTACTACAAGTCTCCTCCCCCACCCCCACCACACCCAAAACCAGTTTACAAGTACAAGTCTCCTCCACCACCCCCACCACACCCAGTACTCCCACCATATAAGTACAagtctcctcctcctccaccaccagTTTACAAGTACAAGTCTCCTCCACCACCCCcaccacacccacaaccacacCCCTAccctcaccctcaccctcacccacacccacacccacacccaaaACCAGTTTACAAGTACAAGTcccctcctccaccaccaccagttTACAAATACAAGTCTCCTCCACCACCCccaccacacccacacccacacccattaccacacccacacccacacccacacccacacccattACCACACCCACatccacacccacacccacacccagtTCCCCACCCAACACTCCCACCATACGCATATAagtctcctcctccacctcctccagTCTACAAGTACAAGTccccacctccaccaccaccacactaCATCTACTCATCACCCCCTCCTCCTCACTACTAG
- the LOC126713035 gene encoding extensin-like isoform X24, with translation MGKMRSSMASLMLTVLVAIVSLSLPSETNANYPYASPPPPPYHYTSPPPPPYHPAPHYPPHFPPHHPVHSPPPPVPVKPVHPPHHPPHHPHYPPHLPPHHPPPKKPYKYFSPPPPVKPHYPPHYPPHHPVHPPHYPPHHPVHPPHHPVHPPHYPPHIPPHHPPTPVYKYKSPPPPPAHPVLPPYKYKSPPPPPPVYKYKSPPPPPPHPVLPPYKYKSPPPPPPVYKYKSPPPPPPVYKYKSPPPPPPHPKPVYKYKSPPPPPPHPVLPPYKYKSPPPPPPVYKYKSPPPPPPHPVLPPYYYKSPPPPPPHPKPVYKYKSPPPPPPHPVLPPYKYKSPPPPPPVYKYKSPPPPPPHPQPHPYPHPHPHPHPHPHPKPVYKYKSPPPPPPVYKYKSPPPPPPHPHPHPLPHPHPHPHPHPLPHPHPHPHPHPVPHPTLPPYAYKSPPPPPPVYKYKSPPPPPPHYIYSSPPPPHY, from the exons ATGGGGAAAATGAGGTCCTCAATGGCCTCTCTCATGCTCACTGTCTTAGTAGCAATAGTCTCACTTAGCTTGCCATCAGAAACCAACGCAAACTACCCATATGCctctcctccaccacctccttacCACTAcacatcaccaccaccacctccttaCCACCCAGCACCACACTACCCACCACACTTTCCACCCCACCACCCAGTGCACTCTCCTCCTCCACCAGTACCAGTGAAGCCAGTGCATCCACCACACCACCCACCACACCACCCACATTATCCACCACACCTTCCACCCCACCACCCACCACCCAAGAAGCCCTACAAGTACTTCTCTCCTCCACCACCTGTTAAACCACACTATCCTCCTCATTATCCACCACACCACCCAGTGCACCCACCACATTACCCACCACACCACCCAGTGCATCCACCACACCACCCAGTGCACCCACCACATTACCCACCACATATCCCACCACATCACCCACCTACTCCAGTTTACAAGTACaagtctcctcctccaccaccagCACACCCCGTACTCCCACCATATAAGTACAagtctcctcctccacctcctcctGTTTACAAGTACAAGTCTCCTCCACCACCCCCACCACACCCAGTACTCCCACCATATAAGTACAagtctcctcctcctcctcctc CAGTTTACAAGTACAagtctcctcctccacctcctcctGTTTACAAGTACAAGTCTCCTCCCCCACCCCCACCACACCCAAAACCAGTTTACAAGTACAAGTCTCCTCCACCACCCCCACCACACCCAGTACTCCCACCATATAAGTACAagtctcctcctccacctcctcctGTTTACAAGTACAAGTCTCCTCCACCACCCCCACCACACCCAGTACTCCCACCATATTACTACAAGTCTCCTCCCCCACCCCCACCACACCCAAAACCAGTTTACAAGTACAAGTCTCCTCCACCACCCCCACCACACCCAGTACTCCCACCATATAAGTACAagtctcctcctcctccaccaccagTTTACAAGTACAAGTCTCCTCCACCACCCCcaccacacccacaaccacacCCCTAccctcaccctcaccctcacccacacccacacccacacccaaaACCAGTTTACAAGTACAAGTcccctcctccaccaccaccagttTACAAATACAAGTCTCCTCCACCACCCccaccacacccacacccacacccattaccacacccacacccacacccacacccacacccattACCACACCCACatccacacccacacccacacccagtTCCCCACCCAACACTCCCACCATACGCATATAagtctcctcctccacctcctccagTCTACAAGTACAAGTccccacctccaccaccaccacactaCATCTACTCATCACCCCCTCCTCCTCACTACTAG
- the LOC126713035 gene encoding extensin-like isoform X13 — translation MGKMRSSMASLMLTVLVAIVSLSLPSETNANYPYASPPPPPYHYTSPPPPPYHPAPHYPPHFPPHHPVHSPPPPVPVKPVHPPHHPPHHPHYPPHLPPHHPPPKKPYKYFSPPPPVKPHYPPHYPPHHPVHPPHYPPHHPVHPPHHPVHPPHYPPHIPPHHPPTPVYKYKSPPPPPAHPVLPPYKYKSPPPPPPVYKYKSPPPPPPHPVLPPYKYKSPPPPPPVYKYKSPPPPSPHPKPVYKYKSPPPPPPVYKYKSPPPPPPVYKYKSPPPPPPHPKPVYKYKSPPPPPPHPVLPPYKYKSPPPPPPVYKYKSPPPPPPHPVLPPYYYKSPPPPPPHPKPVYKYKSPPPPPPHPVLPPYKYKSPPPPPPVYKYKSPPPPPPHPQPHPYPHPHPHPHPHPHPKPVYKYKSPPPPPPVYKYKSPPPPPPHPHPHPLPHPHPHPHPHPLPHPHPHPHPHPVPHPTLPPYAYKSPPPPPPVYKYKSPPPPPPHYIYSSPPPPHY, via the exons ATGGGGAAAATGAGGTCCTCAATGGCCTCTCTCATGCTCACTGTCTTAGTAGCAATAGTCTCACTTAGCTTGCCATCAGAAACCAACGCAAACTACCCATATGCctctcctccaccacctccttacCACTAcacatcaccaccaccacctccttaCCACCCAGCACCACACTACCCACCACACTTTCCACCCCACCACCCAGTGCACTCTCCTCCTCCACCAGTACCAGTGAAGCCAGTGCATCCACCACACCACCCACCACACCACCCACATTATCCACCACACCTTCCACCCCACCACCCACCACCCAAGAAGCCCTACAAGTACTTCTCTCCTCCACCACCTGTTAAACCACACTATCCTCCTCATTATCCACCACACCACCCAGTGCACCCACCACATTACCCACCACACCACCCAGTGCATCCACCACACCACCCAGTGCACCCACCACATTACCCACCACATATCCCACCACATCACCCACCTACTCCAGTTTACAAGTACaagtctcctcctccaccaccagCACACCCCGTACTCCCACCATATAAGTACAagtctcctcctccacctcctcctGTTTACAAGTACAAGTCTCCTCCACCACCCCCACCACACCCAGTACTCCCACCATATAAGTACAagtctcctcctcctcctcctcctgtTTATAAGTACAAGTCTCCTCCACCACCCTCACCACACCCAAAACCAGTTTACAAATACAagtctcctcctccacctcctc CAGTTTACAAGTACAagtctcctcctccacctcctcctGTTTACAAGTACAAGTCTCCTCCCCCACCCCCACCACACCCAAAACCAGTTTACAAGTACAAGTCTCCTCCACCACCCCCACCACACCCAGTACTCCCACCATATAAGTACAagtctcctcctccacctcctcctGTTTACAAGTACAAGTCTCCTCCACCACCCCCACCACACCCAGTACTCCCACCATATTACTACAAGTCTCCTCCCCCACCCCCACCACACCCAAAACCAGTTTACAAGTACAAGTCTCCTCCACCACCCCCACCACACCCAGTACTCCCACCATATAAGTACAagtctcctcctcctccaccaccagTTTACAAGTACAAGTCTCCTCCACCACCCCcaccacacccacaaccacacCCCTAccctcaccctcaccctcacccacacccacacccacacccaaaACCAGTTTACAAGTACAAGTcccctcctccaccaccaccagttTACAAATACAAGTCTCCTCCACCACCCccaccacacccacacccacacccattaccacacccacacccacacccacacccacacccattACCACACCCACatccacacccacacccacacccagtTCCCCACCCAACACTCCCACCATACGCATATAagtctcctcctccacctcctccagTCTACAAGTACAAGTccccacctccaccaccaccacactaCATCTACTCATCACCCCCTCCTCCTCACTACTAG
- the LOC126713035 gene encoding extensin-like isoform X10, which yields MGKMRSSMASLMLTVLVAIVSLSLPSETNANYPYASPPPPPYHYTSPPPPPYHPAPHYPPHFPPHHPVHSPPPPVPVKPVHPPHHPPHHPHYPPHLPPHHPPPKKPYKYFSPPPPVKPHYPPHYPPHHPVHPPHYPPHHPVHPPHHPVHPPHYPPHIPPHHPPTPVYKYKSPPPPPAHPVLPPYKYKSPPPPPPVYKYKSPPPPPPHPVLPPYKYKSPPPPPPVYKYKSPPPPSPHPKPVYKYKSPPPPPPVYKYKSPPPPPPHPKPVYKYKSPPPPPPHPKPVYKYKSPPPPPPVYKYKSPPPPPPHPKPVYKYKSPPPPPPHPVLPPYKYKSPPPPPPHPKPVYKYKSPPPPPPHPVLPPYKYKSPPPPPPVYKYKSPPPPPPHPQPHPYPHPHPHPHPHPHPKPVYKYKSPPPPPPVYKYKSPPPPPPHPHPHPLPHPHPHPHPHPLPHPHPHPHPHPVPHPTLPPYAYKSPPPPPPVYKYKSPPPPPPHYIYSSPPPPHY from the exons ATGGGGAAAATGAGGTCCTCAATGGCCTCTCTCATGCTCACTGTCTTAGTAGCAATAGTCTCACTTAGCTTGCCATCAGAAACCAACGCAAACTACCCATATGCctctcctccaccacctccttacCACTAcacatcaccaccaccacctccttaCCACCCAGCACCACACTACCCACCACACTTTCCACCCCACCACCCAGTGCACTCTCCTCCTCCACCAGTACCAGTGAAGCCAGTGCATCCACCACACCACCCACCACACCACCCACATTATCCACCACACCTTCCACCCCACCACCCACCACCCAAGAAGCCCTACAAGTACTTCTCTCCTCCACCACCTGTTAAACCACACTATCCTCCTCATTATCCACCACACCACCCAGTGCACCCACCACATTACCCACCACACCACCCAGTGCATCCACCACACCACCCAGTGCACCCACCACATTACCCACCACATATCCCACCACATCACCCACCTACTCCAGTTTACAAGTACaagtctcctcctccaccaccagCACACCCCGTACTCCCACCATATAAGTACAagtctcctcctccacctcctcctGTTTACAAGTACAAGTCTCCTCCACCACCCCCACCACACCCAGTACTCCCACCATATAAGTACAagtctcctcctcctcctcctcctgtTTATAAGTACAAGTCTCCTCCACCACCCTCACCACACCCAAAACCAGTTTACAAATACAagtctcctcctccacctcctcctGTTTACAAGTACAAGTCTCCTCCCCCACCCCCACCACACCCAAAACCAGTTTACAAATACAAGTCTCCTCCCCCACCCCCACCACACCCAAAACCAGTTTACAAGTACAagtctcctcctccacctcctcctGTTTACAAGTACAAGTCTCCTCCCCCACCCCCACCACACCCAAAACCAGTTTACAAGTACAAGTCTCCTCCACCACCCCCACCACACCCAGTACTCCCACCATATAAGTACAagtctcctcctccac CCCCACCACACCCAAAACCAGTTTACAAGTACAAGTCTCCTCCACCACCCCCACCACACCCAGTACTCCCACCATATAAGTACAagtctcctcctcctccaccaccagTTTACAAGTACAAGTCTCCTCCACCACCCCcaccacacccacaaccacacCCCTAccctcaccctcaccctcacccacacccacacccacacccaaaACCAGTTTACAAGTACAAGTcccctcctccaccaccaccagttTACAAATACAAGTCTCCTCCACCACCCccaccacacccacacccacacccattaccacacccacacccacacccacacccacacccattACCACACCCACatccacacccacacccacacccagtTCCCCACCCAACACTCCCACCATACGCATATAagtctcctcctccacctcctccagTCTACAAGTACAAGTccccacctccaccaccaccacactaCATCTACTCATCACCCCCTCCTCCTCACTACTAG
- the LOC126713035 gene encoding extensin-like isoform X3, which produces MGKMRSSMASLMLTVLVAIVSLSLPSETNANYPYASPPPPPYHYTSPPPPPYHPAPHYPPHFPPHHPVHSPPPPVPVKPVHPPHHPPHHPHYPPHLPPHHPPPKKPYKYFSPPPPVKPHYPPHYPPHHPVHPPHYPPHHPVHPPHHPVHPPHYPPHIPPHHPPTPVYKYKSPPPPPAHPVLPPYKYKSPPPPPPVYKYKSPPPPPPHPVLPPYKYKSPPPPPPVYKYKSPPPPSPHPKPVYKYKSPPPPPPVYKYKSPPPPPPHPKPVYKYKSPPPPPPHPKPVYKYKSPPPPPPVYKYKSPPPPPPHPKPVYKYKSPPPPPPHPVLPPYKYKSPPPPPPHPVLPPYYYKSPPPPPPHPKPVYKYKSPPPPPPHPVLPPYKYKSPPPPPPVYKYKSPPPPPPHPQPHPYPHPHPHPHPHPHPKPVYKYKSPPPPPPVYKYKSPPPPPPHPHPHPLPHPHPHPHPHPLPHPHPHPHPHPVPHPTLPPYAYKSPPPPPPVYKYKSPPPPPPHYIYSSPPPPHY; this is translated from the exons ATGGGGAAAATGAGGTCCTCAATGGCCTCTCTCATGCTCACTGTCTTAGTAGCAATAGTCTCACTTAGCTTGCCATCAGAAACCAACGCAAACTACCCATATGCctctcctccaccacctccttacCACTAcacatcaccaccaccacctccttaCCACCCAGCACCACACTACCCACCACACTTTCCACCCCACCACCCAGTGCACTCTCCTCCTCCACCAGTACCAGTGAAGCCAGTGCATCCACCACACCACCCACCACACCACCCACATTATCCACCACACCTTCCACCCCACCACCCACCACCCAAGAAGCCCTACAAGTACTTCTCTCCTCCACCACCTGTTAAACCACACTATCCTCCTCATTATCCACCACACCACCCAGTGCACCCACCACATTACCCACCACACCACCCAGTGCATCCACCACACCACCCAGTGCACCCACCACATTACCCACCACATATCCCACCACATCACCCACCTACTCCAGTTTACAAGTACaagtctcctcctccaccaccagCACACCCCGTACTCCCACCATATAAGTACAagtctcctcctccacctcctcctGTTTACAAGTACAAGTCTCCTCCACCACCCCCACCACACCCAGTACTCCCACCATATAAGTACAagtctcctcctcctcctcctcctgtTTATAAGTACAAGTCTCCTCCACCACCCTCACCACACCCAAAACCAGTTTACAAATACAagtctcctcctccacctcctcctGTTTACAAGTACAAGTCTCCTCCCCCACCCCCACCACACCCAAAACCAGTTTACAAATACAAGTCTCCTCCCCCACCCCCACCACACCCAAAACCAGTTTACAAGTACAagtctcctcctccacctcctcctGTTTACAAGTACAAGTCTCCTCCCCCACCCCCACCACACCCAAAACCAGTTTACAAGTACAAGTCTCCTCCACCACCCCCACCACACCCAGTACTCCCACCATATAAGTACAagtctcctcctccac CCCCACCACACCCAGTACTCCCACCATATTACTACAAGTCTCCTCCCCCACCCCCACCACACCCAAAACCAGTTTACAAGTACAAGTCTCCTCCACCACCCCCACCACACCCAGTACTCCCACCATATAAGTACAagtctcctcctcctccaccaccagTTTACAAGTACAAGTCTCCTCCACCACCCCcaccacacccacaaccacacCCCTAccctcaccctcaccctcacccacacccacacccacacccaaaACCAGTTTACAAGTACAAGTcccctcctccaccaccaccagttTACAAATACAAGTCTCCTCCACCACCCccaccacacccacacccacacccattaccacacccacacccacacccacacccacacccattACCACACCCACatccacacccacacccacacccagtTCCCCACCCAACACTCCCACCATACGCATATAagtctcctcctccacctcctccagTCTACAAGTACAAGTccccacctccaccaccaccacactaCATCTACTCATCACCCCCTCCTCCTCACTACTAG